The genomic region attaattaaataatttttaaatttatttattaacttgttaataattattttaatattgttcaCAAACTTCCATATTTTTTTCCTGGGGGGCCCACTTCGGACGGCTTTGATCTATTTAGCCTTTGACATTTTCAACTAACAATTCCTAATGGACGGCTGCGGTCGTTTGGCAACCTTGACTGTTTTCTTTACTAAATATTTCGTTTTGACTTCGTTTTGAACCAAAgtaaaaaaaaggtaaattacaCACAGgttactaaactattagtaagtttatattttaatcacttaactttaaaaagttacaaaatgatcactaaactattcaaaaatttTCGTTTAAGCTATTGAGCAGTTGAAATTGTTTTTATCTCCAATCCTCGACACTGATTGTTAGATTGACTTGGATCTAATGTATATTCTCTTACACGTTGATGGGTATTGATCTACCATATCGATTGTTGAATTGTCCTATAGAGCTCGCTAattgaactttaaaaaaaattaatagaaaagtgactaaaataaatttttttgaatatgTAATGACTtacaagaaaattttttaatagttcaatgattattttataacattttaaaaCTAAGTAACCAAAATGTAAAcatactaatagtttagtgagtTAGAGTGGAATTTGACAAAACATTTACAATAGCAAAAATAACGCACGCGAAAAGAGAGCGTGAAAGTAAGGAATCAAAATCAGAGGAACTTTAACCTCACGATATTGGCATGCGCGTGTATTAaggaaatttaaatttaaaaaatgttttgactttcatttactttatttttttttcattttgggaAACGTATGGAGGAGAGGATCAGACTGTAATAATATTTGGATTTATTTGAAACCGCAGTTACAATATCCTTGTATTAATATTTGTATTTAATTGCAttaaatgtcttctaatttgtactttagattttaaatatttcaattcAGTTTTCtaagttttatgttttatatcaattaagtcctttttctctcagtttagctatcaatttaggttTTAAATTGCAGTTTGGAGTTGAAGTTAAAATATCCAAGTTATCCCATGCCACAAGCaaagtaaaagtatcatggaggcccTTGTACTATGAGTTATATGCAATTTGCTTTTTTTACTCATAAAATGGGAAAGTTAGTCATAGACgtcagatcaaagagtaaattggtgCTTTTGGTTTAAAAATTCACTTCTACAGTTAAAAACTGATACCTATATATCAACTTGAGGTACATATAGCACGCCTAGTGTAACTGTCTGATTATTCTATCAACTAAGCTTGTtcttaatagtagaaatggatgaaattttaacatAAAGGACCGATTTACTTTTTAATCTAATTgactaatttgcctattttttaagtaaaaagggcAAAATGTAATCTGAATCCTGGTATAGGGACCTTCAGAATCTTTATATTTTGATCCACATCCACTATCATTTTTTCAGTTTCAGTTTCACATCCAATCCAAGCCAAGAACAAGGCTTATGAGCTGATGATAGAATTAATACCATACTTATATTTTAAggacttaattaattattttttggaaTTCTAAGATAAAATCAAAATTTGGACAGTAAAATAAAGGATGTGCAATGCAATTAAGAACAAAATATGATTTGAAGAAGCAAAAGCGAGAAGAGAGAGAGAGGGGACAGAGCTGTGAGTGTCTATTTTAGGTATACAAATCAAAGTAAgaaagcaaagaaaagaaaagaaatagagggagagatttctttttctcttcatcttcttctGCAAAAGAAAACACCGACAACATTAGTTGTGGTATTTATTCCTACAtttttgttatttattattttagtcttcattttttttttcttgtgcTTGGTTTAATTTCTCAAGCTTTAGTTCATGGTGGGTTTTCATTGTATATTGTAAAGCCGCCTTCATTCGACTTTTTTGGGttgtttttttcttaaatttaatttatatttttggtgttttttttttttgaagctgAAGCAGTGGTCTTTTTCATTTTGGAAAAGATCACATCATTTAGCTTTTTTTGCACTTAATTTTAGACTATATAATTTGCTCTTTTCTTATATGCTACTGTCTTCTTCTTCCCAATAATTttttgtctatatatatatatggagcaATACATATTTTCTTATATGTAATGTGTTTCAAGTGAAGCAAAGACTGTGAGAGCAACAAAAAGAGGGAGAAAAATGTATGGAGACTGTGAAGCTATTTCATCAATGGGAGGGAATATGGTGGTGTCTTCAGAAACTTTATTTACATCAACATTTCAAAACCCTAATTTCACTTACTTGCCTTTGGAGCCTTTACCTCCTATGATCcctgtaagttttttttttgttatttcatGTTATTTACAGGCAGagtaaaaaaaaacatttattttatgtttttattatatatttttgaatagAAAGAAGAAAATGGGTCATTGTTGAGAGGAAAAGAGGAGATGAAAAGTGGTTCCGAAAGTGAATTACAAGAAACCACTGAGCAGCCATTGAAGAAGAAACGTTACCACCGACACACTGCTCATCAGATCCAAGAACTGGAAGCgtaatttcatttttctttaaaaatatatatatataattctaaGAAATCTTTGTGTTTTTAAAGAAGAATGTTGGTGTTGGTGTTTTTTGCAGTGTTTTTAAGGAATGTCCTCATCCAGATGACAAACAAAGGATGAAACTGAGTCAAGAACTTGGCCTGAAACCACGACAAGTCAAGTTCTGGTTTCAAAACCGGCGTACTCAGATGAAGGTAAAACCGTGTTTTGTTTAGCGTTGCTGTTTTAAATGGTAAGCACATCATAATTAATCTTTATTTAACACAAAACAGAAAAAAACGAGTCCCGAGGAAAAAGCATTGATGGCATTTGCATGAAAACCAGCTAAAACCCTAAACAGCTATACCCTTTTATTAGAGAAAAATGGTAGGAGCAGAAAAGGAAGGATGTTATTTAATTTGGGGCCACTCCACTGCTGTGTTAGTCTTTGTATATCTGTAAACTATACAGTCTGTAATTCATTAATATGGACTACTGGGGTTTCATCATTAAACTCCTTTACCTGCTCATGTGCTTCTCACTACACTTAATATCTAAATTCATTCATTCGACCTCTTAAACACATTATCACTCTTTTGGTTTTTCAATGCTTAGGCTCAACAAGATAGATCGGAGAATGTGATACTTAGAGCTGAGAATGATTCTTTGAAGAGCGAGTTTTACAGGCTACAAGCTGAACTCAGTAAACTCGTTTGTCCAAATTGTGGTGGTCCACCTGTGCCTGGTGGGGTTTCTTTTGATGAACTTCGTATTGAGAATGCTCGGCTTGGTGAAGAGGTTATTTCATCAACATTTCTACTTTTCTCTATGTATAAGAGTTGGATTGCATTTTACTCTCACTatttaaaaaatgagaaaattaatccatatacataacataaaaaaacaaactagtccttttgttaaaaatttcacttatttctattgttaaaaattgatCCCTTTATGTCAGCATAAGGTACACATGCCTTGATTATTTGTTCAACATAAAAGGTTAATTTGTTCATTCACCTAATGTATAATGACTATTTTATCTAATTTTTTAATAGAGTGAGTAAAATGCAATCAAACTCTTATTGTAAGGAtgtccatgatacttttaccattATATATATTATCCCAATATAATATATGTTTGGACAGTTGGAACGTGTGTGCGCTATAGCTTCACGCTACATTGGTCGGCCAATTCAAACAATGGGTGCATTGATGCCACCTTCATTAGAATTGGACATGAACATATATCCAAGACAATTCCTTGAACCTATGCCTCCTCCTATCTTGTCCGAAACACCCTCTTATCCCGACAATAACAACCTCATCTTAATGGAAGAGGAGAAAACTATTGCAATGGAACTCGCTATGTCCGCCACCGATGAACTCGTGAAGATGTGTCGAACAAACGAACCCCTTTGGGTTCGTAACAACGAAACCGGGAAGGAAGTGCTTAACCTCGACGAACATTCCCGACTGTTCCACTGGCCACTAAATCTGAAGCAACGCTCAAGTGAATTCAGGACCGAAGCTAGCCGTGATAGTTCAGTGGTTATAATGAATAGCATTACTTTGGTAGATGCATTTGTGGATGCCGTAAGCTCCCATTTCCTTATAATTTCATATAATACTATAGTTAATTGCAACAATATCGCTTTAAATTGTGTGTTTTCTCCTTATTGTAGAACAAATGGATGGAGCTGTTTCCTTCATTAGTAGCTAGAGCCAAATGTGTTCAAGTTCTATCACAAGGTGTTTCGGGAACCAACGGTTGCCTTCAATTGGTATCAACTCGTATCAGAAGGTTAATTCAATTTTTTGTTGTAATAATCCGACTTAATATTGTTTTATTTGTGCAGATGTATGCTGAATTGCATGTGCTGTCGCCATTGGTGCCCACGCGAGAGGCATATTTCCTACGATATTGCCAACAACAAAATGTAGAAGATGAAACGTATTGGGCAATCGTTGATTTCCCACTCGATGGCTTTCATAACAGTTTACAAACATCATTTCCTTTATACAAAAGAAGGCCTTCTGGTTGTTTGATTCAAGACATGCCTAATGGCTACTCAAGGGTGCGTCCATTCGATTTTTAAAACTTGAATAACTTTTGCATActgaaaatattaataaaaaa from Gossypium arboreum isolate Shixiya-1 chromosome 1, ASM2569848v2, whole genome shotgun sequence harbors:
- the LOC108466087 gene encoding homeobox-leucine zipper protein HDG5-like isoform X1 produces the protein MTVRATKRGRKMYGDCEAISSMGGNMVVSSETLFTSTFQNPNFTYLPLEPLPPMIPKEENGSLLRGKEEMKSGSESELQETTEQPLKKKRYHRHTAHQIQELEAVFKECPHPDDKQRMKLSQELGLKPRQVKFWFQNRRTQMKAQQDRSENVILRAENDSLKSEFYRLQAELSKLVCPNCGGPPVPGGVSFDELRIENARLGEELERVCAIASRYIGRPIQTMGALMPPSLELDMNIYPRQFLEPMPPPILSETPSYPDNNNLILMEEEKTIAMELAMSATDELVKMCRTNEPLWVRNNETGKEVLNLDEHSRLFHWPLNLKQRSSEFRTEASRDSSVVIMNSITLVDAFVDANKWMELFPSLVARAKCVQVLSQGVSGTNGCLQLMYAELHVLSPLVPTREAYFLRYCQQQNVEDETYWAIVDFPLDGFHNSLQTSFPLYKRRPSGCLIQDMPNGYSRVTWVEHSEIEEKPIHQIFSHFVHSGMAFGANCWLAVLERQCERIASLMATNIPDIGVIPSPDARKNLMRLSQRMIRTFCVNISSCSGQVWTAVPDSSDDTVRITTRKVSEAGQPNGLILCAVSTTWLPYPHHHVFDLLRDERRRAQLEVLSNGNALHEVAHIANGSHPGNCISLLRINVASNSSQHVDLMLQESCTDKSGSLVVYSTVDVDSVQLAMSGEDPSCIPLLPLGFFITPMELLNDGGCKDEANEHNITTGSLLTVGLQVLASTIPSAKINLSSIAAINNHLCTTVQQISSALSSNCIGSCNEGDNGKEK
- the LOC108466087 gene encoding homeobox-leucine zipper protein HDG5-like isoform X2 — its product is MYGDCEAISSMGGNMVVSSETLFTSTFQNPNFTYLPLEPLPPMIPKEENGSLLRGKEEMKSGSESELQETTEQPLKKKRYHRHTAHQIQELEAVFKECPHPDDKQRMKLSQELGLKPRQVKFWFQNRRTQMKAQQDRSENVILRAENDSLKSEFYRLQAELSKLVCPNCGGPPVPGGVSFDELRIENARLGEELERVCAIASRYIGRPIQTMGALMPPSLELDMNIYPRQFLEPMPPPILSETPSYPDNNNLILMEEEKTIAMELAMSATDELVKMCRTNEPLWVRNNETGKEVLNLDEHSRLFHWPLNLKQRSSEFRTEASRDSSVVIMNSITLVDAFVDANKWMELFPSLVARAKCVQVLSQGVSGTNGCLQLMYAELHVLSPLVPTREAYFLRYCQQQNVEDETYWAIVDFPLDGFHNSLQTSFPLYKRRPSGCLIQDMPNGYSRVTWVEHSEIEEKPIHQIFSHFVHSGMAFGANCWLAVLERQCERIASLMATNIPDIGVIPSPDARKNLMRLSQRMIRTFCVNISSCSGQVWTAVPDSSDDTVRITTRKVSEAGQPNGLILCAVSTTWLPYPHHHVFDLLRDERRRAQLEVLSNGNALHEVAHIANGSHPGNCISLLRINVASNSSQHVDLMLQESCTDKSGSLVVYSTVDVDSVQLAMSGEDPSCIPLLPLGFFITPMELLNDGGCKDEANEHNITTGSLLTVGLQVLASTIPSAKINLSSIAAINNHLCTTVQQISSALSSNCIGSCNEGDNGKEK
- the LOC108466087 gene encoding homeobox-leucine zipper protein HDG5-like isoform X3, whose amino-acid sequence is MAQQDRSENVILRAENDSLKSEFYRLQAELSKLVCPNCGGPPVPGGVSFDELRIENARLGEELERVCAIASRYIGRPIQTMGALMPPSLELDMNIYPRQFLEPMPPPILSETPSYPDNNNLILMEEEKTIAMELAMSATDELVKMCRTNEPLWVRNNETGKEVLNLDEHSRLFHWPLNLKQRSSEFRTEASRDSSVVIMNSITLVDAFVDANKWMELFPSLVARAKCVQVLSQGVSGTNGCLQLMYAELHVLSPLVPTREAYFLRYCQQQNVEDETYWAIVDFPLDGFHNSLQTSFPLYKRRPSGCLIQDMPNGYSRVTWVEHSEIEEKPIHQIFSHFVHSGMAFGANCWLAVLERQCERIASLMATNIPDIGVIPSPDARKNLMRLSQRMIRTFCVNISSCSGQVWTAVPDSSDDTVRITTRKVSEAGQPNGLILCAVSTTWLPYPHHHVFDLLRDERRRAQLEVLSNGNALHEVAHIANGSHPGNCISLLRINVASNSSQHVDLMLQESCTDKSGSLVVYSTVDVDSVQLAMSGEDPSCIPLLPLGFFITPMELLNDGGCKDEANEHNITTGSLLTVGLQVLASTIPSAKINLSSIAAINNHLCTTVQQISSALSSNCIGSCNEGDNGKEK